The following proteins are encoded in a genomic region of Marinitoga hydrogenitolerans DSM 16785:
- a CDS encoding NUDIX hydrolase has protein sequence MNIKMIKEIFEDKKARFAKDFKEFSVVVPLVERNEEINILFEIRSHNLSQPGEVSFPGGGIEKNEKPYMAGLRELNEEIGIDIKKVEKIAELDYFATPFNFVIYPFLVLIKNFEKEDLNINKNEVEKVFFVPLDFFLKKAPLKYKINVKMDIPEDYPFHLIPNGKNYNWRKGYYKTYFYIYKDKVIWGLTARIIEDFVNIIRNSRLY, from the coding sequence ATGAATATAAAAATGATAAAAGAAATATTTGAAGACAAGAAAGCAAGGTTTGCAAAAGATTTCAAAGAATTTTCTGTGGTTGTTCCGCTAGTTGAGAGAAATGAAGAAATAAATATATTATTTGAAATTAGATCCCATAATTTAAGTCAGCCAGGTGAGGTTAGTTTTCCAGGTGGAGGCATTGAAAAAAATGAAAAACCATATATGGCAGGTTTAAGAGAATTAAATGAAGAAATTGGAATTGATATAAAAAAAGTTGAAAAAATTGCTGAATTAGATTATTTTGCAACACCTTTTAATTTTGTTATTTATCCTTTTTTAGTTTTAATAAAAAATTTTGAAAAAGAAGATTTAAATATAAATAAGAATGAAGTTGAAAAAGTGTTTTTTGTTCCATTAGATTTTTTTTTGAAAAAAGCACCTTTAAAATATAAAATTAATGTGAAAATGGATATTCCAGAAGATTATCCATTTCATTTGATTCCAAATGGTAAGAATTATAATTGGAGAAAGGGATATTATAAAACATATTTTTATATATATAAAGATAAAGTTATTTGGGGATTAACAGCGAGAATTATTGAGGATTTTGTAAATATAATAAGAAATTCCCGTCTATACTAA